A single window of Deltaproteobacteria bacterium DNA harbors:
- a CDS encoding flippase-like domain-containing protein: MRIFHRVCILSGTLLFVWLLWRIGPNTVWRHVLELGWGILGVFFLEGAAELFHTLGWRSCLAKTHRKLGFGKLFAIKWAGYAINNLTPTANVGGEVTKGTLLAGYGSGAQAASGVIVGKMAFVLAQLLFVAVGSVILFPYLDVAPAILTGVFIGGGLLLSGLVSFLLLQKYGKLGAVLRRLAARNLGRNTLKRFSEKLDSLDNELRSFYIERPFGLYVALLWHSFGFVCYVAQVYLFLILSGAQATITGAAGAWCLASWFDLAGFAVPLRIGVQEGARVVALVALGLPSALGMAFAMVIRIQEICWAGLGLLVYASMTSKNIGSLDSAEEATNRAR; encoded by the coding sequence ATGAGAATATTTCACCGTGTATGCATCCTATCGGGCACGTTGCTGTTCGTCTGGCTTCTATGGCGCATCGGACCCAATACCGTTTGGCGACACGTTCTCGAGTTGGGGTGGGGAATCCTCGGCGTCTTCTTTCTGGAAGGAGCCGCTGAACTCTTTCACACACTCGGCTGGAGATCCTGCCTGGCCAAGACTCACCGAAAACTCGGCTTCGGAAAACTCTTCGCAATCAAGTGGGCCGGCTACGCCATCAATAACCTGACACCTACCGCCAATGTGGGAGGCGAAGTTACCAAGGGAACGCTTCTCGCGGGATACGGAAGCGGGGCGCAAGCCGCAAGCGGGGTGATCGTCGGAAAGATGGCCTTCGTGCTGGCCCAGTTGTTGTTCGTGGCCGTTGGATCCGTGATCCTGTTTCCCTACCTCGACGTTGCGCCCGCCATCCTGACCGGAGTCTTCATCGGCGGAGGTTTGTTGCTCTCGGGCCTGGTAAGTTTCCTTCTTCTTCAGAAATATGGGAAACTAGGGGCCGTCCTTCGCCGGCTTGCCGCTCGAAACCTGGGGAGAAACACACTGAAACGGTTCTCCGAAAAGCTCGATTCCCTGGATAACGAACTCCGATCGTTCTATATTGAACGGCCGTTTGGGCTCTATGTGGCCCTGCTTTGGCACTCGTTCGGGTTTGTCTGTTACGTCGCCCAGGTCTACCTGTTCCTGATTCTATCCGGCGCTCAGGCCACCATCACGGGTGCGGCTGGAGCGTGGTGCCTCGCGAGTTGGTTCGATCTGGCGGGTTTTGCCGTTCCTCTGCGCATCGGCGTCCAGGAGGGCGCCCGAGTGGTGGCCCTGGTGGCCCTGGGGCTTCCGTCGGCGCTGGGTATGGCCTTTGCCATGGTGATCCGGATCCAGGAAATCTGCTGGGCAGGACTCGGACTCCTCGTTTATGCTTCCATGACGTCTAAGAACATCGGATCCCTCGACTCAGCGGAAGAAGCCACGAATCGAGCCCGTTAA
- a CDS encoding TRAP transporter large permease, whose product METGTIIILLILVGGLATTVPVFMALFFTGVFGFLFYTDLPMMLLVQTLFRSMDNFALVVVLFFVLCGNIMTSGSIVDKLIKMANVLVGFLPGGLAMAGVIACGLFGAISGSTVATVVAIGGFMIPALIENHYDERFSLGIMTSAPILGIVIPPSISMILYSMISTVSLEGLFLTGFIPGIMIIVGFCLYSFFFCLRRADFQRRPKPTARETLAVFKEGFWSLMLPVIIFGGIFSGAFTANEAAVVACVYAFIVEIFIHKDMKLRAVKKVVISSAVTSATLLIIVAGATCFGRYLTIEAIPAQIAEAVTTNIRQPWVFLLVMNIFLLVVGMFMDIISATLILGPILVPMLSTFHVDAMHFGLLMTVNLGIGYCTPPLGVSLYITGALTNRDLIYTTWAVMPFVLIQIVILFILTYLPDVVLWLPRLVYGYE is encoded by the coding sequence ATGGAAACCGGCACCATCATAATCCTGCTCATATTGGTCGGCGGCTTGGCCACCACGGTTCCCGTGTTCATGGCGTTGTTTTTTACGGGTGTGTTCGGCTTCTTGTTCTATACGGACTTGCCTATGATGCTGTTGGTGCAGACGCTTTTCCGGAGTATGGACAATTTCGCCCTGGTGGTGGTGCTTTTTTTCGTCCTCTGCGGCAACATCATGACCTCCGGTTCCATCGTGGACAAACTCATCAAGATGGCCAACGTCCTGGTGGGATTTTTGCCCGGCGGACTGGCCATGGCGGGCGTCATCGCCTGCGGCTTGTTCGGAGCCATCTCCGGCTCCACGGTAGCCACCGTGGTGGCCATCGGCGGGTTCATGATTCCGGCGCTGATCGAAAACCATTATGACGAGCGGTTTTCACTGGGTATCATGACTTCCGCTCCGATCCTGGGAATCGTTATCCCCCCCAGCATCTCCATGATCCTCTACTCCATGATCAGCACGGTGTCTCTGGAGGGACTGTTTCTAACCGGCTTCATTCCCGGAATCATGATCATTGTCGGTTTCTGCTTGTACAGCTTCTTTTTTTGCCTACGTAGGGCGGATTTTCAGCGCCGCCCCAAGCCCACCGCTCGCGAGACGCTCGCTGTGTTCAAGGAGGGCTTCTGGTCCCTCATGCTGCCGGTGATCATTTTCGGAGGGATTTTTTCAGGAGCGTTCACAGCCAACGAAGCCGCCGTTGTGGCCTGCGTGTATGCATTCATTGTCGAGATTTTCATCCACAAGGACATGAAGCTTCGAGCCGTCAAGAAGGTGGTGATTTCTTCGGCCGTGACGTCCGCGACACTACTCATCATCGTGGCCGGAGCCACCTGCTTTGGTCGCTATCTCACGATCGAAGCCATCCCGGCCCAGATCGCGGAGGCGGTAACCACCAATATCCGTCAGCCCTGGGTGTTTTTGCTGGTCATGAACATATTCCTCCTCGTCGTGGGCATGTTCATGGATATCATTTCAGCTACGTTGATTTTGGGTCCCATCCTGGTCCCCATGCTCTCTACGTTTCATGTCGACGCCATGCATTTCGGCCTCCTTATGACCGTCAATCTCGGAATCGGCTATTGTACGCCGCCGCTGGGGGTGAGCCTCTACATAACCGGAGCGTTGACCAACCGCGATTTGATTTACACGACGTGGGCCGTCATGCCTTTTGTCCTGATCCAGATCGTGATCCTTTTCATACTCACCTACTTGCCGGATGTGGTACTCTGGCTGCCAAGACTGGTGTACGGTTACGAATAG
- a CDS encoding TRAP transporter small permease — protein MIGTVIRFLDKILTFFEDWTLYLTVMVALISLFINVICRYGFNYPLSWSEELIREVIIYTTLIGCSAAVKNRSMIKIDALVQIVPSLKAPLNYFSHFCTLAFSVFMMYYGWHFAAMQVATRQATIILEIPLVYLMAILPLMGFLMFIRTIQIMYEDMLKAKAVGR, from the coding sequence ATGATTGGCACGGTCATTCGCTTCCTGGACAAAATACTGACGTTTTTCGAAGACTGGACACTGTACCTTACCGTGATGGTGGCCCTCATATCCCTGTTCATCAATGTGATCTGCCGTTATGGGTTCAACTATCCTCTGTCCTGGTCCGAGGAACTGATCCGCGAAGTCATCATCTACACTACGTTGATCGGATGCAGCGCGGCCGTCAAGAACCGTTCGATGATCAAAATCGACGCACTGGTGCAGATTGTCCCCAGCCTGAAAGCGCCGCTGAATTACTTCAGTCACTTCTGCACGCTGGCGTTCAGTGTGTTCATGATGTATTACGGATGGCATTTCGCGGCAATGCAGGTAGCCACCCGACAGGCGACGATCATACTCGAGATTCCGTTGGTGTACCTCATGGCCATCCTTCCGCTGATGGGATTTCTCATGTTTATTCGAACCATACAGATCATGTACGAAGACATGCTCAAAGCGAAAGCGGTCGGCCGTTGA
- a CDS encoding TRAP transporter substrate-binding protein encodes MYDRKWLIIPLALVVGFVLLAAPVLAAAPAKPSLDKWKPAFDPSTAKYKFKVSNVSHPALKGVYAGFAIRDELWKRTNGQMYLEYFPFSMLGGEVEVLNQLQMGAIQGMSVSSVASTNLGPRMGVINLPFLVDSFDKLDKFISNQELFEHFLAGMEHQGIIGMDITGYGNYGWATLIPVKTIEDAKKVKIRIAEAAVNKLTYEAWGFNPVVMPWPDVPTALQHGVITGLDHTPMVCNITKKFEVCKYFTQVNYAQGLFIWIFSKAWFDTIPPDLQKVFKEVVRDVCAQIRVETRQQEDDEIAKAKATGVEFFQLPEADMATLKQEADSVHQKYAPEIGPEYLEKVQLFMGYK; translated from the coding sequence ATGTACGATCGGAAATGGTTGATCATCCCGTTGGCGTTGGTCGTCGGTTTCGTTCTGCTGGCCGCCCCCGTTCTTGCCGCCGCACCGGCGAAACCTTCATTGGACAAATGGAAACCCGCCTTCGATCCTTCCACGGCCAAATACAAGTTCAAAGTCTCCAATGTATCCCACCCCGCATTGAAAGGCGTTTACGCGGGCTTCGCCATCCGTGACGAACTGTGGAAGCGCACCAACGGGCAGATGTATCTCGAGTATTTTCCGTTCTCCATGCTGGGAGGGGAAGTAGAAGTCCTCAATCAGCTTCAGATGGGAGCCATCCAGGGAATGAGCGTCTCTTCGGTCGCTTCCACCAATTTGGGACCCCGGATGGGAGTTATAAACCTGCCCTTTCTGGTCGATTCTTTCGACAAACTGGATAAGTTCATCTCGAATCAAGAGCTGTTTGAGCACTTTCTGGCCGGTATGGAACACCAGGGCATTATCGGTATGGATATCACGGGATACGGGAATTACGGATGGGCCACACTCATTCCCGTGAAAACCATCGAAGACGCAAAGAAAGTCAAAATCCGCATCGCCGAGGCGGCGGTGAACAAGCTGACGTATGAGGCATGGGGCTTCAATCCCGTTGTCATGCCCTGGCCGGATGTGCCGACAGCCCTCCAGCATGGTGTGATTACCGGTCTGGACCACACCCCCATGGTGTGCAACATCACCAAGAAATTCGAAGTGTGCAAGTATTTCACCCAAGTCAATTACGCCCAGGGCCTGTTCATCTGGATCTTCAGCAAAGCCTGGTTCGACACCATCCCCCCCGACCTTCAAAAAGTCTTCAAGGAAGTCGTACGCGACGTATGTGCGCAAATCCGTGTGGAGACTCGCCAGCAGGAAGATGATGAAATCGCCAAAGCCAAGGCGACCGGCGTCGAGTTCTTCCAACTCCCCGAAGCAGACATGGCGACTTTGAAGCAAGAGGCCGACTCGGTTCATCAGAAATACGCTCCTGAAATCGGGCCGGAGTACCTGGAAAAAGTCCAATTGTTCATGGGCTATAAATAA
- a CDS encoding nucleoside transporter has protein sequence MGLQNMISLGGFLALLLLAWLSSFHKRRFPVRTVLFGCGLQFLLGAFVFSSPLGRELLWTINGWVIKLVAYSGEGIRFLFGPLAAGPGEAHSLGFILAVQYLPSIIFFMALMALLYQLNIMPFVVRLFSKVFVRLLKTSGAESVSVASNIFVGVESARAVRPFLSSMTRSELLTMLTACMSTVASSTMAIYVGALKSVFPEIAGHLISASVLSAPAAIVISKIILPETGEPMTLGKVPPSAIERKSGFLEAIIGGAMDGVKQVAAISALLVAFLSFLALANGLLGGAAGFVTGGSHSISIETILSTLSLPLAWLMGVSPHDAWSVAGLLGERVLVTEIPAYVHLAELAKDGGLTDPRSVVIASYALCGFTHVASVAIFVGGIGALAPERIKDLSRLGFPALWASVLATCATCCVAGLFYTGGQVILGGR, from the coding sequence ATGGGACTTCAAAACATGATCAGCTTGGGGGGATTCCTGGCGCTGTTGCTGCTGGCGTGGCTTTCATCCTTCCACAAGCGCAGGTTTCCCGTTAGGACGGTGCTTTTCGGGTGCGGCCTGCAGTTCCTCCTAGGCGCTTTTGTTTTCAGCTCCCCATTGGGCCGGGAGCTGCTGTGGACCATAAACGGATGGGTGATCAAACTGGTCGCCTACTCCGGGGAAGGAATTCGTTTCCTTTTCGGGCCGCTGGCCGCCGGTCCCGGAGAAGCTCATAGTCTGGGATTCATCCTGGCCGTCCAGTATCTGCCCAGCATCATCTTTTTTATGGCCCTCATGGCCTTGCTCTATCAATTGAACATCATGCCCTTCGTAGTCCGGTTGTTTTCGAAGGTCTTCGTACGACTGCTGAAGACGAGTGGAGCCGAGTCCGTCTCCGTTGCATCGAACATCTTCGTAGGAGTCGAATCCGCCAGAGCCGTGCGGCCTTTTCTCTCGAGCATGACCCGTTCCGAGTTGCTGACCATGCTCACCGCGTGCATGTCCACCGTGGCCAGCTCGACCATGGCCATTTATGTAGGAGCACTGAAAAGCGTCTTTCCCGAAATCGCAGGACATCTGATTTCGGCATCGGTCTTGTCCGCCCCGGCCGCCATAGTCATTTCAAAAATCATACTCCCGGAAACCGGGGAGCCCATGACGCTGGGGAAGGTTCCCCCTTCCGCGATCGAGCGCAAGTCCGGTTTTTTGGAGGCGATTATTGGAGGAGCCATGGACGGCGTGAAACAGGTCGCCGCCATATCGGCTCTTCTGGTGGCGTTTCTTTCCTTTTTGGCCCTGGCGAACGGCCTGTTGGGCGGCGCCGCCGGTTTCGTTACGGGAGGGTCCCATTCCATCTCCATCGAGACCATCCTGTCGACTCTTTCCCTTCCGTTGGCTTGGCTCATGGGCGTGTCGCCTCACGATGCGTGGAGCGTGGCGGGACTTTTAGGGGAACGCGTTCTGGTGACGGAGATTCCGGCCTATGTGCATTTGGCTGAACTGGCCAAAGACGGCGGACTTACGGACCCGCGCAGCGTGGTGATCGCCTCCTACGCACTCTGCGGATTCACGCATGTGGCCAGTGTGGCCATATTCGTGGGAGGCATCGGAGCGCTGGCGCCGGAACGAATCAAGGATTTGAGCAGACTCGGCTTCCCGGCGCTGTGGGCTTCGGTGCTGGCTACCTGTGCAACGTGCTGTGTGGCGGGTCTATTCTATACGGGCGGGCAGGTCATACTGGGCGGTCGTTGA
- a CDS encoding NAD(P)/FAD-dependent oxidoreductase encodes MNVDVEIAIIGGGVVGCSVAWVLSETFDNVLLFERNPGIGKGENQSSRNSGVVHAGIYYDRETRPLKARLCVEGNRLLYDFCRQYDVPAVRTGKLVVACTREEEGILDFYRGRARENGVEGCRSISASEIRTLEPNVRGISALLVPSSGIVEPTALVRKLAALAENRGVRFMAGTRVTDIVPESGAFRLAIEYRDGRTDCFTTRRLVNAAGVDADALARMVDPAFRVTLDPVRGEWALFYRNRRPGLFMNGMNVYPVPTRVDTPHGAHFTVGVHLTPTFDATTGSHCIGDTVIVGPWLGPVSDPRDFSGNLKPPDFFHSFAHTFFPELLKTDLNLHQTGIQARLRGRPDFLLHRDTRMPGAVHLLGIDSPGLTACLALAREVNRLLDPR; translated from the coding sequence ATGAACGTTGACGTTGAAATCGCCATCATAGGCGGCGGGGTAGTGGGCTGTTCCGTGGCCTGGGTGTTGTCCGAAACATTTGACAACGTCTTGTTGTTCGAACGCAATCCCGGCATTGGAAAAGGGGAAAACCAATCATCGCGGAATTCGGGCGTGGTTCACGCGGGAATCTATTACGACCGGGAAACACGGCCTTTGAAAGCCCGGCTCTGTGTTGAAGGCAACCGACTGCTTTACGATTTCTGCCGGCAGTACGATGTGCCCGCTGTGAGAACCGGCAAGCTCGTGGTGGCTTGTACCCGGGAAGAGGAAGGGATTCTCGATTTCTACCGCGGGAGGGCTCGTGAAAACGGAGTTGAGGGTTGCAGATCGATTTCCGCTTCGGAAATCCGGACCCTCGAACCCAATGTACGTGGGATTTCCGCTCTGCTCGTGCCCAGCTCCGGCATTGTAGAACCTACGGCTCTGGTCCGAAAACTGGCCGCCCTGGCGGAAAACCGCGGTGTGCGGTTTATGGCCGGCACCCGCGTAACGGATATTGTTCCGGAATCCGGCGCGTTTCGCCTTGCCATCGAGTACAGGGACGGACGCACCGACTGCTTCACCACGCGCCGTCTGGTGAACGCGGCCGGTGTAGATGCGGACGCCCTAGCTCGAATGGTCGATCCGGCGTTTCGGGTTACCCTGGATCCCGTGCGGGGCGAATGGGCGCTCTTTTATCGGAACCGGCGACCCGGATTGTTTATGAACGGTATGAACGTGTATCCGGTCCCCACCCGAGTCGACACGCCACACGGCGCCCATTTCACTGTAGGCGTACATCTGACTCCGACTTTCGACGCAACGACGGGTTCCCACTGCATTGGAGACACCGTCATTGTTGGGCCGTGGCTCGGTCCGGTATCCGATCCACGCGATTTTTCAGGCAATCTCAAGCCTCCGGATTTCTTCCATTCGTTCGCGCATACATTCTTCCCCGAGCTGCTCAAAACCGATCTGAATCTCCACCAGACCGGCATTCAGGCCCGTCTCCGCGGACGTCCGGATTTCCTGCTGCATCGGGACACAAGGATGCCGGGGGCCGTTCACTTGTTGGGCATCGACAGTCCCGGGTTGACGGCCTGTCTGGCGTTGGCCCGGGAAGTGAATCGTCTGCTGGATCCTCGGTGA
- a CDS encoding class I SAM-dependent methyltransferase, translated as MDFDDIAHLYDAWFKTPLGAYVDLWEKRLTWDVAEPRKGETVLDIGVGTANYVSDLRTLGVKAYGIDVSVPMLHVALEKARRAPFFLEVTEARAEALPFKDASFDLVMSITALEFVPDPQQAVAEMRRVCRPGGRIVVSVLNKWSLWAARRRLISFLKRTIFSECRFYSGPEIKRLFGTATYHTCVFAPPKCPAPLIPIFDRLEPVLQKRLRPFGAYLVVRVDV; from the coding sequence ATGGATTTCGACGATATCGCCCATCTCTACGATGCTTGGTTCAAGACCCCCCTTGGGGCTTACGTGGATCTGTGGGAAAAGCGCCTTACCTGGGATGTGGCCGAACCCCGGAAAGGCGAAACCGTGCTCGATATCGGCGTGGGCACGGCCAACTATGTGTCGGACCTCCGAACACTGGGAGTCAAGGCATACGGCATTGACGTGAGCGTTCCGATGCTGCACGTGGCTCTGGAGAAGGCGCGTCGCGCTCCCTTCTTCTTGGAGGTTACCGAGGCCCGCGCGGAAGCGTTGCCTTTCAAGGACGCTTCGTTCGACCTGGTGATGAGCATAACCGCCCTCGAATTTGTACCGGATCCTCAACAAGCCGTGGCGGAAATGAGGCGGGTATGTCGTCCCGGCGGACGCATTGTAGTGTCGGTCCTGAATAAATGGAGCTTGTGGGCGGCCCGGCGTCGACTAATCTCGTTTCTCAAAAGAACCATTTTTTCGGAATGCCGGTTTTACTCCGGTCCGGAAATAAAGCGGCTTTTTGGAACGGCAACGTACCACACTTGCGTCTTTGCGCCTCCGAAGTGTCCCGCTCCCCTGATTCCGATCTTTGACAGGCTGGAGCCGGTTCTGCAGAAACGGCTCAGGCCCTTTGGCGCGTACCTGGTCGTCCGGGTTGACGTTTAG
- the elyC gene encoding envelope biogenesis factor ElyC has protein sequence MLVVKKVIGPLFFPISLCLEVLLAGWLLISFTKFQRSGKILMLFGMIMLGLFSYAPFADRLLEPLEYRYPVLSPEAVSGCTNGSDPASPKWIVVLGGGHSANPELHPLSQLSHPSLARLAEGIRLYREIPGGKLLLMGGAMFSDVPESVVMSRAARCLGVDEKDIVVERRSKDTRDQAEAARTIIGENRFFLVTSASHMPRSMALFKKSGTDPIPAPTGHLVKKEQHWDPDRFVLQARNLLKSERAFYEFLGMGWAWFRGHV, from the coding sequence ATGCTCGTCGTGAAAAAAGTGATCGGTCCCCTTTTCTTCCCCATTTCTCTCTGTCTCGAAGTGCTCCTGGCCGGGTGGCTCCTGATCTCGTTCACAAAATTCCAGCGATCGGGGAAAATCCTGATGCTGTTCGGCATGATCATGCTCGGTCTGTTCAGTTACGCCCCCTTCGCCGACCGCCTTCTCGAGCCGCTCGAATATCGATATCCCGTGCTTTCACCGGAAGCGGTTTCCGGATGTACGAACGGTTCAGACCCGGCGTCTCCCAAGTGGATCGTGGTCCTGGGCGGGGGACACTCCGCGAACCCGGAGCTGCACCCGTTGAGCCAACTATCTCACCCGTCTCTGGCGCGTCTTGCGGAAGGCATTCGACTATACCGGGAAATACCGGGGGGCAAACTGCTGCTGATGGGAGGAGCCATGTTTTCCGACGTCCCGGAAAGCGTAGTCATGTCCAGGGCTGCGCGGTGCTTGGGCGTCGACGAAAAGGATATCGTTGTGGAGCGTCGTTCGAAGGATACGAGAGACCAGGCCGAAGCCGCACGGACCATTATTGGAGAGAATCGGTTTTTCCTCGTGACTTCAGCCTCTCACATGCCCAGATCAATGGCGCTGTTCAAAAAGTCCGGGACCGATCCCATTCCCGCGCCTACGGGACACCTTGTTAAAAAAGAGCAACACTGGGACCCCGATCGGTTCGTGTTGCAGGCCAGAAACCTTTTGAAGTCGGAACGGGCGTTCTACGAGTTCCTGGGCATGGGTTGGGCCTGGTTTCGGGGTCATGTGTGA